The genome window ATCATTTTGCGAATCGAGGGATTCATACATGGCAATGAGTACAATGTATCCAAAATACTCCAAAAAAACCGAAGGAGATACTGTTATTATGGAACAGAAGCTCCTCAAAAAGGTCTCTCATCTTCGGTTGAACACCACGAAATGCAGCGGCTGTGGTATCTGTTCTGAGGTCTGCCCAAAGGAGGCTATCATTCTCGGACTTGTCGGAGCTGTTCTTCGTGGTGCCGTCAAAGGAGGATCGCCCATCTCTATTGACCCGGCGAAATGCTCCTACTGTGGTGTCTGCACCATCATGTGCCCGTTTGATGCACTTGAACTTGAGGTTGACGGGGAACCGGCCCTTCCCATTCAGGAACAGGAAGGTTTCCCCCAGTATAGTATAACCGCCGAGATTGATGAAAACAAATGCGTCCGCTGCACCACCTGCCGGGATGTCTGCCCGCAGAATGCCATCATCCGCGACGTTCCGGTGTATGAAGGAGACTCTCCCAGCGGTGAAATGCGCCAGAGTGCTCTTGATACCGAGATCTCCTTTGAGGTTGATACCGACAAATGTACCGTCTGCGGCATCTGTGCAGCACTCTGTCCGGCACTCCGGATTGAACGCATACCGTTCACTGCCCGTGATCCGAAATCGGCAGGTGAAGTCGTCTGGGACAACGCCCTGTGTAACG of Methanocorpusculum vombati contains these proteins:
- a CDS encoding 4Fe-4S binding protein, coding for MEQKLLKKVSHLRLNTTKCSGCGICSEVCPKEAIILGLVGAVLRGAVKGGSPISIDPAKCSYCGVCTIMCPFDALELEVDGEPALPIQEQEGFPQYSITAEIDENKCVRCTTCRDVCPQNAIIRDVPVYEGDSPSGEMRQSALDTEISFEVDTDKCTVCGICAALCPALRIERIPFTARDPKSAGEVVWDNALCNACRVCSDACPHDAITVRRLPVSGEQKLPGRVTINQDLCITCTWCKQVCPTEAVTIKKFFDGEIVFNADKCPGGCSTCVDVCPCNAIYLPTPIPAMFLKRDSIEPNIAVNKDLCILCGACVNSCPSEDAITIRRSGIHVKGPETELYKSIADRLFVPRTSRLKEDTFGQVELKPLE